The Phoenix dactylifera cultivar Barhee BC4 unplaced genomic scaffold, palm_55x_up_171113_PBpolish2nd_filt_p 001249F, whole genome shotgun sequence genome includes a window with the following:
- the LOC120108274 gene encoding uncharacterized protein LOC120108274, protein MDIDLALREDMPPVPTEETTPEEKKLYERWKRSNRLSLLLIQNHISRKIRGSIPDCKTAREFLTAVEEQFVSSKKALASTLISRFASLKYNDNGGIREHLMELRDIAAQLKSLEVDMSETFLVHFVLNSLPMEYAPFKISYNTHTEKWTMNQLLAMCVDEE, encoded by the coding sequence ATGGATATTGATCTGGCACTTCGTGAGGACATGCCACCTGTCCCCACGGAGGAAACTACGCCAGAGGAGAAAAAGTTGTATGAGAGGTGGAAGCGGTCAAACCGCTTAAGTCTTTTACTCATACAAAATCATATCTCCAGAAAGATAAGGGGCTCAATTCCAGATTGCAAAACTGCAAGAGAATTCTTAACAGCAGTAGAAGAGCAATTTGTGAGTTCAAAGAAAGCCCTAGCCAGCACCTTAATATCAAGGTTTGCTTCCTTAAAGTATAATGATAATGGTGGCATACGCGAGCACCTTATGGAATTACGTGACATCGCTGCCCAATTAAAATCATTGGAAGTAGACATGTCAGAAACTTTTCTTGTACACTTTGTCCTTAATTCTCTGCCTATGGAGTATGCACCATTTAAGATCTCATACAACACACATACAGAAAAATGGACTATGAATCAACTTCTAGCCATGTGTGTTGATGAGGAGTAG